The following DNA comes from Mycobacterium sp. MS1601.
CAACTGGCCGGGCTTGCCCGTGGCCTCGAGGTTGAAGAACGCTGTCTGATCGGACACACGAGCAGCCTGCTGCATGTTGTGCGTGACGATCACGATGGTGAACTCCTGCTTGAGCTCTGAGATCAGGTCCTCGATGGCAAGGGTGGAGATGGGATCCAGCGCCGAGCAGGGCTCGTCCATCAACAGCACATCGGGCTGCACCGCGATGGCACGAGCGATGCACAGCCGCTGCTGTTGACCACCGGACAGGCCACCGCCGGGCTTGTCGAGACGGTCCTTGACCTCGTTCCACAGGTTCGCGCCCCGCAGCGAGCGCTCGGCGGTCTCGTCCAGGGTCTTCTTGTTACGCACACCCTGCAGCTTCAGACCGGCCACCACGTTGTCACGAATCGACATGGTGGGGAACGGGTTCGGGCGCTGGAACACCATGCCGATGGTCTTGCGCACCCCCACCGGGTCCACACCGGAGCCATAGATGTCGTCGCCGTCGAGCAGCACCGAGCCCTTCACGTATGCACCGGGGATCACCTCGTGCATCCGGTTCAGGGTGCGCAGCACGGTCGACTTGCCGCAGCCCGACGGGCCGATGAACGCGGTCACACTGCGCGGCGGCACTGCCAGGGACACGTTCTGCACGGCGTGGAACGAGCCGTAGTAGATGTTGACGTCTTTGAGGTCGAGACGCTTGGCCATATCAGTTGACTCCTAGACCTTTTTCGGGGCAAAGAATTTGGCGATGAACCGGGCGCCCACGTTGAGCACGGCGATGACGACGATCAGCGTGAAGGCGGCACCCCAGAGTCGGTCGGTGGGAACAGGATTGGCACCCGCACCTGCCGACGTCTGGTCGAACATCATGCCGGGCAACGAGCCCATGAAGCCGCCGAACATGTCGAAGTTGATCGCCTGGGCGTAGCCCACCAGGATCAGCAGCGGGGCCGTCTCGCCCATCACGCGGGCCAGCGACAGCAGGATGCCGGTGACGATGCCCGACAGCGCTGTTGGGATGACGATCGCCGAGATGGTCTTCCACTTCGGCACCCCCAGTGCGTAACTGGCTTCACGCAGATCCATCGGGACGATGCGCAACATCTCCTCGGTGGAACGCACGATCACCGGGATCATCAGCAGCACCAGTGCCAGCGACACGGCCAGGCCGGAACGCTGGAATCCCAGGGTGGCCACCCACAGCGCGTAGATGAACAGCGCCGCCACGATGGACGGGACTCCGGTGAGGATGTCGACCATGAAGGTGGTGAGCTTGCCCAGCCGGGTGCCACCGCCATACTCCACCAGGTAGATGCCGACGAAGACACCGATCGGAATGGAGATGATGGCGCAGACCAGCGCCTGCAGCAGCGAGCCGACGATGGCGTGGTAGGCACCGCCACCGGGAGCGAACGCCGTCATGCCGGCCTGGGAGTTCAACCACCAGGTGCTCGACATGACAGCGCCGATGCCCTTGGAGATGACCGTCCACAACACCCACACCAGCGGCACCATGGCAACCAGCACCGAGGCGGTCACCAGCACGGAGGCCAGGTTGTTGGTGAACTTGCGGCGCCCGCTGACACTTTGGAATGTCGGCGACTTCAGCGGCCGATCGAGTGTCGAGGTCATGATGCGGACCTGTCCTTTCCGGAAACCGCGGCGCGGGCCAGCGAGTTCACCACGAACGTCAGGATGAACAGCACCAGGCCGGCCGCGATGTAGGCGCCCGCCTTGTACTGGTCGTTGAACTCCGATGCCGCAGAAGCGATCTTGCTGGCGAAGGTGTAGCCGCCGTCGAACAGCGACCAACCAAACATCGTCTGGGTGCCGCGCAGGATGATCAGCAGCGCGATGGTCTCACCGAGTGCGCGACCGAGGCCCAGCATGGCCCCCGAGATGTAGCCGGACATCCCGAACGGCAGCACCGTCGTGCGCACCACCTCCCAGCGAGTGGCGCCCAGCGCCAATGCCGCCTCGATCTGGCCGCGTGGCGTCTGGACGAACACCTCACGGGTGACGGCGGTGATGATCGGCAGGATCATCACCGCAAGGACGATGCCCGCGGTGAAGATGGTGCCGCCGCCGGCCACCGAAGCGTTACCGGTGTCGAAGAGGAACAACCAGGACATGTGCTCGTTCAGCCAGACCGCGACCGGGCGGATGGCGGGCGCCAGCACGTACAGGCCCCACACGCCGTAGATGATCGACGGCACCGCAGCCAGCAGGTCCACCAGGTAGGCCAGCGGGCCCTTGACCCTGGCGTGAGCGTATTGCGTCAGATAGATCGCGATACCGAGAGCCACCGGCATCGCCAGAACCAAGGCGAAGACGGACACGAACACCGTCACCTGCAGCAGGTCGAGGATGCCGAAGTGCATCGCCGAGGTGTTGGTGGTGACCCAGTTCCCACCGAAGAGAAAGAAGTTCTCCTCGTTGCGGGCGAGAGCCGGGATGGCGCGCCACAGCAGGAAGAAGCCGATCGCCGCGATGATGACGACGATCAGGACACCGGAGCCCTCCGACAGCAGCCGGAAGATCCGATCGCCGGCACGGACCTTCGTGCCGCCTCTGGACGGATCGGTGGAGATGGGTTCCGGCTCAGGGAAGGGCATGGCCATGGCCTCGCCCGAACCCGCGTTGAGCGGATTTGGTGTTGTCACTTCGACCCTATCGGTCATTGGTCTTCGCACCCAATCTTCTCTTCAATCCTGCTGCGGCGCTACCGATGACCTACGCCGTCGAGCCGATGGCGTCGATGGAGGTCAGCAGCCGCTCCTTGAAGGCAGCCGGCAGCGGCACGTAGCCGGCCGAGGACAGGTTGGCCTGGCTGTCGTTGGCGGCCACGGAGAGGAAGGACTTCACCGCTTCGGCCGTCTCGGCGTCGTAGCCGTTGGAGCAGACGATCTCGTAGGTGGCCAGGACCAGCGGGTAGGCGCCGGCTTCCTTGATGCCGTAGATCGAGTCGAGGTTCAGCGCCAGGTCATTGCCCTCGCCGCTGAACTCGGCGGCGTCGATGGCCTTGCCCGCGGTCTCGTCGGTGAGCTCCACTGCGCCTGCGCCGGAGTCGATCTGCGCGAACGGCAAGCCCGCCTGCTCGGCGAAGCCCTTCTCGACATAACCGATGGAACCGGGGGTGGCCTGCACAGCCTGCACCACACCGGCGGACTTCTGGGCGCCTTCACCGGCGCCACCCTGGAACTCGCTGCCGGCTTCCTTGGTCCAGGACTCGGGAGCGGCGGCGATCAGGTACTTCTGGAAGTTGTCCGTGGTACCCGAGGAGTCCGACCGGAAGATCGGAGTGATCGGGCTGTCGGGCAGGGTGGCGCCCGAGTTCAGTGCGGCGATGGCCGGGTCGTTCCACTTGGAGATCTGGCCCTGGAAGATCTTGGCCAGGGTGTCGCCGTTGAGCACCAGCGAGTCGACACCCTCGACGTTGTACGCCATCGCGATGGGGCCGAAGACCAGGGGCAGGTGCCATGCCGGATTGCCACCGCAGCGGGCCGCAGCCTGCTCGATCTGCTCGTCCTTGAGCGCGGAGTCCGAACCGGCGAAGTCGACGTTTCCGGCGATGAACTGCTCACGGCCCGCACCGGAACCGGTGGGGTTGTAGGAGAGGTTCTTGCCCGAGCAGGCCTGACCCCAGGCCTGGTTGAACAGCGCGACGGCGTTCTGCTGGGCGGTCGAGCCCTCAGCGGTCAGTTCGTTCTTGCCGCCGCAGTCGGCGGAGCCCGCCGCAGCCGTGCCGCTGCCGGCCGAGCCGGACGACTCCGTGGAGCCGGTGTTGTTGTCGCTGCCGCAGGCTGTGAGAGTCAGCCCTGCGATGGCGGTCGCCGAAACGGTGGTCAGAAATGCCTTGCCGAAGAAGTTGCGCTTCACTTTCCCGCTTTCTCATGAGCACGCCGGTTCTTCTCGACCGGCCTTGAAGTGCTTTTCCTCCGGGGAAGTTATGCGGCGGTCATGGACGGCACACCCATGGAAGATGAACGCGAGGTGAACAGCCTCATGAACGACGGCTTTCGCCCGGCTGTGAGTCAGCCAATGGTGGGCGATATCACCCAGAAGTTGTGGTAGAGGCCCGATACGCGGTGTCGACGCTGTAGATGCTGAAGCCCAGTCGTTCGTAGGTGCGCACCGCCGCGGTGTTGTCGGATTCGACGTAGAGCAGCACGGTGGGATCGGCGGCGTCGGCCAGTTTCCGGGCCAGGTACTGCAGGCCGAGCACGGTCAGAGTGTGCCCGAGCCGCTTGCCCTGGGCATCGGGGTCGACACCGACGATGTAGACCTCACCAATGTCGTGACCAGAGCCACCGCTGTGGATCTTCGTCCAGTGGAACCCGAGCAACCGCTCACCGGAGTCGTCGTAGGCGAGGAACAGGCCGGCCGGGTCGAACCAGGATTCGGCCTTGCGTACGGCGATGTCAGCGGTGGACCAGCCGCCCTGCTCCGGATGCCAGGAGAAGGCGGCGTTGTTGACGCGCAACAACTCGGCGTCGTCGGCCGGGCCGGCATAGGTCCTGACCTGCACCCCGGCGGGAATCTCGACGTCCGGGACATCTGTGGCCGAACGGCGCATCTGTAGCAGGCTGCGCACGGGAAACAGGCCGAGCGCCGCCGCGGTGGCTTTGGCCGCATCGAGTGTGCCGTGCGCCCAGAAGCTGTTGTCACCGCCGGTCTGCGCCAGGGCGGCCCGGATCAACGAGGTACCGATGCCCTTGCGGCGAGCCCGCGGATGGACCACCAACTCCGCCATCTCCGGGGTGAGGTTCAGGTAACCCTGCACCGCACCGGCGTCGTCGATCGCCACCAGATGCCGGGTGAGCTGCTGTCCGAGCTCCCGCAGCACTTGATCACCGACAGGCGCAACACCGTCGAATTCGGTTGCCGCCGTGATGATCTCACGCACAGCAGACTGCTCGTCGGCGGACAGCACCGTCCGCCAGTGCGGCTGGATCACTTGCGCAGCTGCTCGGCCAGCGGCCCGCTGAGGTCGTCCGACGGATCGCCGAAGTCGTCGTCGTCATCGAGGTCGTCTTCACCCAGATCGGCTTCGGCCGCGGTGGGCGGCCGGCCACGCGCCGGGCGCACCGCCTTGTAGCCGACATTGCGCACCGTGCCGATCAGCGACTCGTACTCCGGACCCAGCTTCGCGCGCAGGCGCCGCACGTGCACATCCACCGTCCGGGTGCCACCGAAGAAGTCGTAACCCCACACCTCCTGCAGCAACTGCGCCCGGGTGAACACCCGGCCCGCGTGCTGCGCGAGGTACTTCAGGAGTTCGAACTCCTTATAGGTGAGGTCGAGCGGACGGCCGCGCAATCGCGCCGTGTAGGTCCCCTCATCGATCACCAACTCGCCCAAGCTGACCTTGCCCGCGCTCTCCTGGCTGGCAGTTCCGCCGCGGCGACCGACGAGCAGTCGCAGCCTGGCGTCGATCTCCGCCGGGCCGGTGCTCGGCAGCAGGATCTCATCGAGACCCCACTCGACGTTGACCGCCACCAGTCCGCCTTCGTTGACCACCGCGACCACCGGCACCGAGGTGCCGGTGGAGCCGAGAAGCCTGCAGAGGCCGCGCGCGGCTGCCAGGTCGGTACGTGCGTCGACGATGGCCACGTCGGCTGTGCCAGCCTCCAACAGCGAGGAGACTTCCGTCGGCGCCGACCGAACAGTGTGTGCCAACAGGGACAACGAGGGCAGAACTGACTCTGGATGCGGGTCGACCGTGAGTAGCAGTAGATCCAACTGACCCTCCAGCAACCGAGAGAACATCTCCCAGATTCATGGCCGACACATCGCTGTTACCGACCGAGATCCCCTAACGATAGCGCCCAACCTGCTCTTTGGCCGGGTTGAGGGGGTTGCGGACCCGCCACCACGTGTTACGTCCTGCGCGTGGGCCACAATGTTCGGCGTGCGCAAACTGCTGATCGGCCTCGGCGCGGCGGTCGTTTCGGTCATCCTCGGAGCCGTCGGCGTCGACTTCGGCGCGGCCATCAGCGCCGAATACCGGCTCTCTCAGACCGTCCGCACCGCCGCACGGCTGAGCTGGGACCCGTCGGTGGCCATCCTCGGCTTTCCCTTCATCCCCCAGGCTGCGCAGGGACACTACGACGAGGTGGAGATCCGCGCCCACGACGTCGAGCACCCGGAGGTCGGCAAGGCGGCGCTGGAAGCCACGCTGCACTCCGTCGATGTCACCCAGTCCGGCTGGCTGATCAACCCCGGCGCCCGATTGCCGGTCGGCAAGGTGGAGAGCCGCATCATCATCGACTCCGCCCACCTCGGCCGGTACATGGGCATCAAGGACCTGATGGTCGAAGCCCCGCCGGTGGAGACCAACGACGCCACCGGCGGCACCACCGAGTCGGGCATCTCCGGCAGCGAGGGCCTGGTGTTCACCGGGACCCCCGACGCCGCCGATTTCACCGAACGGGTCAGTGTCGCGGTGGACCTGTCGATCACCGGCAGCGATCAGACCACCCTCGAGTTCATCCCCACCGGGATCCTCACCGGACCCGGCACCGCCGACGAAGAGGTGCCAGAAGACAAAGTGGCCGCGGTGCTGGCAGCCTTCGAGGCCACCCTGCCGAACCAGAAGCTGCCTTTCGGGGTGGCCCCTACTGCCCAGGGCGCGCGCGGATCGGACATCATCATCGAAGGCATCGCCGAGGGACTAACGATCACCCCGGAGGAGTTCAACCAGAGGTGACCCCCGGGATGTACACCGCTGTTGCACTCGTGCTGGCCCTGGGTGTGGCCACCGTGGTGGGCTTGCTGCTCAACCGTCGATCGGGCGCTGTGCGTCCCACCAGCGACGACGTCGCCGAAGTGGATGTCAGCGACCTCGGCCTTTCCCGTACCGGCCCCACGATCGTGCACTTCAGCGCAGTCTGGTGCGGGCCGTGCGCGGGGGTCAGGAAAGTGGTCAACCAGGTGTGCGCCGACAGCCCGGGTACGGCGCACGTAGAGATCGACATGGACGCCGATCCGGCCGCGGCCAGGCGGCTGTCGGTGCTGTCGCTGCCCACGACGTTCATCTTCGACGCGCAGGGTAAGCAGCGCTACCGCCTCTCCGGAGTGCCCAAGGCCGCTGACCTGCGCTCCGCCCTTGCATCGCTATTGGCCTGACCAGGGTGTCATTGGGTATGGTGTGCGTCGTGTCAACCCGACTCGAGCTCGTGCTCACCAAGCGCCGCGCAGTGGACCTGTGCCGCGTTGCGGGTTGTTGCTGTTGTTGTTGTAGCTGCTGAACAGCCGCGCTCTACCGCGCCGCCTTCGGAGCAGACCTGTCCGGACTGCCTCCAGCCAGCCTTCCGACACAACAGATCTCACGCATGAGGAGCACTCTCCAGTGGCACCCGATCTCGAACAGGCCTATATCGACTCGGTCGATGTGCGCGGCCCTCGCTTCGTCGCTTGGGTGACCACCGGCGTCCTGATCGCCACATTGGCGCTCTCGGTGGTCAGCTCGAGCGTGGCGGCTGTGGTGCTGGGACTGCAGGCACTGGTTTTCGCCGTCGGTGCAGGGCGCGGCCCGAAGCAGCATCCCTACGGTCGCGTCTTCGCCGCGGTCGTCGCTCCCCGGCTGGGTCCGGTATCCGAGAAAGAACCGGTGCCGCCGCTGAAGTTCGCCCAACTCGTGGGTTTCGCCTTCGCAGTCCTCGGCACCGTCGGCTTCGCCTTCGGCTCCCCACTGCTGGGCACCATCGCGACGGCGTTCGCGCTGTTCGCAGCCTTTCTCAACGCAGCCTTCGGCATTTGCCTCGGTTGCCAGATCTACCCGCTTGTCGCGCGCCTGCGCACCCCCGTAATCAACTGAAGCGAGAGGAACCACTCCATGGCACGCTCCGACGTCCTGGTCTCCGTTGACTGGGCCGAGAGCAATCTCGATGCACCGAACATCGTCTTCGTCGAGGTCGACGAGGACACCAGCGCGTACGACGGTGGTCACATCACCGGCGCCGTCAAGCTCGACTGGAAAACCGATCTGCAGGACCCGGTCCGTCGTGATTTCGTCGACGCCCAGCAGTTCTCCAAGCTGCTCTCCGAGCGCGGCATCGCCAACGACGACACCGTGGTGCTCTACGGAGGCAACAACAACTGGTTCGCCGCCTACGCCTACTGGTACTTCAAGCTCTACGGCCATGAGAACGTCAAGTTGATCGACGGCGGCCGCAAGAAGTGGGAGCTCGACGGACGCACGTTGTCCAGTGAGGCCGTGAGCCGTCCCCAGACCAGCTACTCGGCCAAGGATCCCGACCTCAGCATCCGCGCATTCCGCGACGAGGTCATCGCGTCGATCGGCACCAAGAACCTCGTCGACGTCCGCTCCCCTGACGAGTTCTCCGGCAAGATCCTGGCACCGGCTCACCTGCCGCAGGAGCAGAGCCAGCGTCCCGGGCACGTCCCGTCCGCCATCAACGTTCCGTGGAGCAAGGCCGCCAACGAGGACGGCACC
Coding sequences within:
- the pstB gene encoding phosphate ABC transporter ATP-binding protein PstB: MAKRLDLKDVNIYYGSFHAVQNVSLAVPPRSVTAFIGPSGCGKSTVLRTLNRMHEVIPGAYVKGSVLLDGDDIYGSGVDPVGVRKTIGMVFQRPNPFPTMSIRDNVVAGLKLQGVRNKKTLDETAERSLRGANLWNEVKDRLDKPGGGLSGGQQQRLCIARAIAVQPDVLLMDEPCSALDPISTLAIEDLISELKQEFTIVIVTHNMQQAARVSDQTAFFNLEATGKPGQLIEVDDTEKIFSNPTQKATEDYISGRFG
- the pstA gene encoding phosphate ABC transporter permease PstA, with the translated sequence MTSTLDRPLKSPTFQSVSGRRKFTNNLASVLVTASVLVAMVPLVWVLWTVISKGIGAVMSSTWWLNSQAGMTAFAPGGGAYHAIVGSLLQALVCAIISIPIGVFVGIYLVEYGGGTRLGKLTTFMVDILTGVPSIVAALFIYALWVATLGFQRSGLAVSLALVLLMIPVIVRSTEEMLRIVPMDLREASYALGVPKWKTISAIVIPTALSGIVTGILLSLARVMGETAPLLILVGYAQAINFDMFGGFMGSLPGMMFDQTSAGAGANPVPTDRLWGAAFTLIVVIAVLNVGARFIAKFFAPKKV
- the pstC gene encoding phosphate ABC transporter permease subunit PstC; this translates as MTDRVEVTTPNPLNAGSGEAMAMPFPEPEPISTDPSRGGTKVRAGDRIFRLLSEGSGVLIVVIIAAIGFFLLWRAIPALARNEENFFLFGGNWVTTNTSAMHFGILDLLQVTVFVSVFALVLAMPVALGIAIYLTQYAHARVKGPLAYLVDLLAAVPSIIYGVWGLYVLAPAIRPVAVWLNEHMSWLFLFDTGNASVAGGGTIFTAGIVLAVMILPIITAVTREVFVQTPRGQIEAALALGATRWEVVRTTVLPFGMSGYISGAMLGLGRALGETIALLIILRGTQTMFGWSLFDGGYTFASKIASAASEFNDQYKAGAYIAAGLVLFILTFVVNSLARAAVSGKDRSAS
- the pstS gene encoding phosphate ABC transporter substrate-binding protein PstS, which produces MKRNFFGKAFLTTVSATAIAGLTLTACGSDNNTGSTESSGSAGSGTAAAGSADCGGKNELTAEGSTAQQNAVALFNQAWGQACSGKNLSYNPTGSGAGREQFIAGNVDFAGSDSALKDEQIEQAAARCGGNPAWHLPLVFGPIAMAYNVEGVDSLVLNGDTLAKIFQGQISKWNDPAIAALNSGATLPDSPITPIFRSDSSGTTDNFQKYLIAAAPESWTKEAGSEFQGGAGEGAQKSAGVVQAVQATPGSIGYVEKGFAEQAGLPFAQIDSGAGAVELTDETAGKAIDAAEFSGEGNDLALNLDSIYGIKEAGAYPLVLATYEIVCSNGYDAETAEAVKSFLSVAANDSQANLSSAGYVPLPAAFKERLLTSIDAIGSTA
- the mshD gene encoding mycothiol synthase encodes the protein MIQPHWRTVLSADEQSAVREIITAATEFDGVAPVGDQVLRELGQQLTRHLVAIDDAGAVQGYLNLTPEMAELVVHPRARRKGIGTSLIRAALAQTGGDNSFWAHGTLDAAKATAAALGLFPVRSLLQMRRSATDVPDVEIPAGVQVRTYAGPADDAELLRVNNAAFSWHPEQGGWSTADIAVRKAESWFDPAGLFLAYDDSGERLLGFHWTKIHSGGSGHDIGEVYIVGVDPDAQGKRLGHTLTVLGLQYLARKLADAADPTVLLYVESDNTAAVRTYERLGFSIYSVDTAYRASTTTSG
- a CDS encoding winged helix-turn-helix transcriptional regulator; translation: MFSRLLEGQLDLLLLTVDPHPESVLPSLSLLAHTVRSAPTEVSSLLEAGTADVAIVDARTDLAAARGLCRLLGSTGTSVPVVAVVNEGGLVAVNVEWGLDEILLPSTGPAEIDARLRLLVGRRGGTASQESAGKVSLGELVIDEGTYTARLRGRPLDLTYKEFELLKYLAQHAGRVFTRAQLLQEVWGYDFFGGTRTVDVHVRRLRAKLGPEYESLIGTVRNVGYKAVRPARGRPPTAAEADLGEDDLDDDDDFGDPSDDLSGPLAEQLRK
- the lmeA gene encoding mannan chain length control protein LmeA, translated to MRKLLIGLGAAVVSVILGAVGVDFGAAISAEYRLSQTVRTAARLSWDPSVAILGFPFIPQAAQGHYDEVEIRAHDVEHPEVGKAALEATLHSVDVTQSGWLINPGARLPVGKVESRIIIDSAHLGRYMGIKDLMVEAPPVETNDATGGTTESGISGSEGLVFTGTPDAADFTERVSVAVDLSITGSDQTTLEFIPTGILTGPGTADEEVPEDKVAAVLAAFEATLPNQKLPFGVAPTAQGARGSDIIIEGIAEGLTITPEEFNQR
- a CDS encoding TlpA family protein disulfide reductase is translated as MTPGMYTAVALVLALGVATVVGLLLNRRSGAVRPTSDDVAEVDVSDLGLSRTGPTIVHFSAVWCGPCAGVRKVVNQVCADSPGTAHVEIDMDADPAAARRLSVLSLPTTFIFDAQGKQRYRLSGVPKAADLRSALASLLA
- a CDS encoding Ms5788A family Cys-rich leader peptide, translated to MVCVVSTRLELVLTKRRAVDLCRVAGCCCCCCSC
- a CDS encoding DUF4395 domain-containing protein, whose protein sequence is MAPDLEQAYIDSVDVRGPRFVAWVTTGVLIATLALSVVSSSVAAVVLGLQALVFAVGAGRGPKQHPYGRVFAAVVAPRLGPVSEKEPVPPLKFAQLVGFAFAVLGTVGFAFGSPLLGTIATAFALFAAFLNAAFGICLGCQIYPLVARLRTPVIN
- a CDS encoding sulfurtransferase, which encodes MARSDVLVSVDWAESNLDAPNIVFVEVDEDTSAYDGGHITGAVKLDWKTDLQDPVRRDFVDAQQFSKLLSERGIANDDTVVLYGGNNNWFAAYAYWYFKLYGHENVKLIDGGRKKWELDGRTLSSEAVSRPQTSYSAKDPDLSIRAFRDEVIASIGTKNLVDVRSPDEFSGKILAPAHLPQEQSQRPGHVPSAINVPWSKAANEDGTFKSDEELAKLYGDAGLDGEKEIIAYCRIGERSSHTWFVLREILGHQNVKNYDGSWCEYGSLVGAPIELGS